From the genome of Podospora bellae-mahoneyi strain CBS 112042 chromosome 2, whole genome shotgun sequence:
tccactccctcccttccGCACGCCTACCAGGCGCCTCCCTGTCTCTCATCTACAGCCCCCTTCCCAAGGTATCACCTCTTGCTCTATCGCACTAGTCATCTCTTAAAGCAAACGCCATGCTTTCTTGCCTCAAATTATCAACCCCCGCTCTATCATCTCTAACCCCAGTACCCCCAATCAATCAAGTGTGTGTTCCTGTCTTCACCCTTGTCGCCCATGTTAGCTCTCTATCCCTTTCTCGGAAAGAGCAAAACTGCAAGGTTGCTTATCGGTTTAGTTCCCATACTCAAGGAAAGTAAACAAGCTCGTGTGCAGGATATTCATGGCCCTCTCAGCATCCCGCGATTCTATCACGCACGAGATGTTGATCTCGCTGGCACCTATATATAGTTCAATCAGTCAGCATATGATATGTCCCACAAGTGCCCTTGCACTCTGAAGGCAAAACATACCCTGAGAAATCATCTCGATATTGATCGAATTCTCACCCAACGTCGAAAACATCTTGCCCGCAATACCCCTCATGTTCTTCATCTCGGCCCCCACCAGACTCAAAATCGTCATGTTGTGAATCACCGTCACATCGCCGCACTCCCTCAGCTCGTCCACAGCCTGGTTCAGGCTGTCATACTCGGAGCTGCCGTTATGTACCGCAATGGAAACATGCACCTCGCTCGTGGAGATCAAATCCACCGAGATACGCCtctggttgaggatggaaaACACCCTCGCCAAAAAGGCGTGGGCAATCGACCTCTTATTCGAGTGGATGTTGAGGATCGAGATCTTATCCTTGACCGTCACGGCAGTAGGACGCTTCGGCTTCTTGCGGGTCGATGGGTCGGATGGTTTCCTCGGCCGTTGGATCTGCTGGTCGGCGGCCAGGGTAGGGTCTGGCTTGACGATGGTGCCTTCGCCGCGGGGGTTCTTGACGTTCTTGATTCTGATGGGGATTGGGGGCCGGGCCTTGATCACTTGGTCCATGGTCAAGTGGTGGATGACTTCGGAGCCGTAAAAGGTCAACTCGGCGGCCTCGGCTGGGGTGATGGAAGGGATGAGTCTGGCGGTGGGGACCTTGGTAGGGTCGGCGGTGAAGATGCCATCAACTTCCTTCCAGATCTGAAGCTCATCAGCCCTGAGGCCGACAGCAGCCAGGGAAGCGCAGAGATCCGTGTAGCCACGGCCGATGTCACCATCCAAAAGACTTCCAGGGACGTTACCGAAGAAGCCAGTGACGACTGGTACACGGTCCTCACACGCAAGGATCTTCTTGGCAATGACGGCGGTGACTTGACGGTAAAAGCCGGCATCGAGCCGCCCTGGGCTGTCAAGGTGTAGTACGTCAGCCAAGTCAACATACTCGGCATCGACTCCCTATGTCGTGTCAGTATTGTTCACCGTCGCAACCTATCCCTCAACAAAACTTACCC
Proteins encoded in this window:
- a CDS encoding hypothetical protein (COG:E; EggNog:ENOG503NU38), encoding MVQALLKNTSTNGWVVQKFGGTSVGKFPDRIAEDIIRTHVVNNRLVVVCSARSTGKKVTGTTSRLLEVYKKLRAIVASAGDEESQDVLLEEAKRIVQDILDDHVDAAETFIKDTELSAAVKKYTEKDCHLLNEYLLAAKRFNLEINSRAKDRVVSFGEKLSCRFMTYLLKDRGVDAEYVDLADVLHLDSPGRLDAGFYRQVTAVIAKKILACEDRVPVVTGFFGNVPGSLLDGDIGRGYTDLCASLAAVGLRADELQIWKEVDGIFTADPTKVPTARLIPSITPAEAAELTFYGSEVIHHLTMDQVIKARPPIPIRIKNVKNPRGEGTIVKPDPTLAADQQIQRPRKPSDPSTRKKPKRPTAVTVKDKISILNIHSNKRSIAHAFLARVFSILNQRRISVDLISTSEVHVSIAVHNGSSEYDSLNQAVDELRECGDVTVIHNMTILSLVGAEMKNMRGIAGKMFSTLGENSINIEMISQGASEINISCVIESRDAERAMNILHTSLFTFLEYGN